AATTGGCTATCTACCCCAACAAGCGAGCATTTTTCGCAGTTTAACCGTGCGCGATAATATTCGCTTGGTACTCGAACAAAGCGGTATTCCCGCGCGCCAACAGCCTCAGCGCTTGCAAACCTTGCTCGATGAGTTTCGCTTGCAAAAGGTGGCAAAGACCAAAGGAGGGCAGGTTTCTGGGGGAGAACGGCGGCGCACGGAACTCGCGAGGGCGCTAGCGGTAGGGCTGGACGGGCCGCAATTTTTGTTACTCGACGAACCGTTTGCGGGGGTAGATCCGATCGCGGTTTCGGAAATTCAGAAAATGGTGGCACAACTGCGCGATCGCGACATGGGCGTATTGATCACCGATCATAACGTCCGCGAAACTCTCGCGATCGTCGATCGCGCCTACATCATGCGCGACGGACAAATTCTCGCCTCCGGCACCGCCGACGAACTTTACAACAATCCCCTCGTGC
The sequence above is a segment of the Oscillatoria sp. FACHB-1406 genome. Coding sequences within it:
- the lptB gene encoding LPS export ABC transporter ATP-binding protein — encoded protein: MTLTLKNIHKSYGKRAIVNRVNLSVSRKEIVGLLGPNGAGKTTTFYIATGLVRPNDGTVWFNNQEITKLPINERAHLGIGYLPQQASIFRSLTVRDNIRLVLEQSGIPARQQPQRLQTLLDEFRLQKVAKTKGGQVSGGERRRTELARALAVGLDGPQFLLLDEPFAGVDPIAVSEIQKMVAQLRDRDMGVLITDHNVRETLAIVDRAYIMRDGQILASGTADELYNNPLVRQYYLGDDFQR